One window of the Runella slithyformis DSM 19594 genome contains the following:
- a CDS encoding sodium/sugar symporter has product MTLGLEPLDYAIFLIYFVIVSSYGYWVYKHKGKQTADSKDFFLAEGSLTWWAIGASIIASNISAEQFIGMSGQAFQLGIAISVYELLGGVALIIVAVYFLPMYLNNKIYTMPQFLAKRYNERLATIMAVFWLFLYIFVNLTSIIYLGALSLEKMTGFAFMPCAIFLTTFAVIITLGGMKVIGYTDVIQVVCLIFGGLATTYLALDLLSDKVGSGSGVLEGLSLIREKADSHLHMIFTPGQYQVHDGRGGFIDAYNQLPGIMMFIIGGQWVNNLNYFGCNQYMTQRALGADINTARNGVLFAAFLKMMMPFIVVLPGLAAYVLFQENADASIVNGITQNGIVKPDNAYPVLLNLLPVGLKGLAFAALTAAIVASLAGKANSISTIYMLDIHNKFFNKNLTEKQTVWTGRVAIVVAFIIALIVSPLLANFGQAFEYIQVYTGYISPGILSIFLLGFFWKKATANGALAAAVLSIALSAMIENLYPEFPFLNRMGVVFWICSAVHVAISLSQSKGKNQPNAFEVRPEWFKVTPEFRYGAIAVVVTFSLIYWIFW; this is encoded by the coding sequence ATGACCCTCGGACTTGAACCACTTGACTACGCTATCTTTCTGATTTATTTTGTGATTGTCTCAAGCTACGGCTATTGGGTATACAAGCACAAAGGCAAACAAACCGCCGATTCCAAAGACTTTTTTCTGGCCGAAGGTTCCCTCACCTGGTGGGCCATCGGGGCCTCTATCATTGCTTCCAATATCTCGGCCGAGCAGTTTATTGGCATGAGCGGACAGGCATTTCAGTTGGGTATTGCCATTTCAGTGTATGAATTGCTGGGTGGCGTGGCGCTTATCATTGTGGCCGTGTATTTTTTACCGATGTACCTCAACAACAAGATTTACACCATGCCGCAATTCCTTGCTAAACGCTACAATGAGCGTCTGGCAACGATCATGGCCGTTTTTTGGCTGTTTCTCTACATTTTCGTCAATCTTACGTCTATCATTTATTTAGGAGCGTTGAGTTTGGAAAAAATGACAGGATTTGCGTTTATGCCCTGCGCCATATTCCTGACCACATTTGCGGTTATCATCACCCTTGGTGGGATGAAAGTGATCGGTTATACCGATGTGATTCAGGTGGTTTGCCTGATTTTCGGCGGTTTGGCTACCACGTATCTGGCGTTGGATCTGTTGTCTGATAAAGTCGGTTCCGGTTCGGGTGTATTGGAAGGTTTGAGTTTGATTCGGGAAAAAGCCGACAGTCACCTGCACATGATTTTTACGCCCGGGCAATACCAAGTCCACGACGGACGCGGCGGCTTTATTGACGCCTATAATCAGCTGCCCGGTATCATGATGTTTATCATCGGCGGGCAGTGGGTCAACAACCTCAACTACTTTGGCTGTAACCAATACATGACCCAACGCGCCCTGGGGGCCGACATTAACACTGCTCGTAACGGTGTATTGTTTGCCGCTTTCTTAAAAATGATGATGCCCTTTATCGTGGTACTGCCCGGTTTGGCAGCGTATGTATTGTTTCAGGAAAACGCCGATGCATCAATTGTGAACGGTATTACCCAAAACGGAATTGTAAAACCTGACAATGCGTATCCTGTGTTGTTGAATCTCTTGCCGGTAGGGTTGAAAGGCTTGGCCTTTGCGGCCCTAACGGCAGCGATTGTGGCGAGTTTGGCCGGCAAAGCCAACAGTATCTCGACCATTTACATGCTCGACATTCACAATAAATTTTTTAACAAAAACCTCACCGAAAAACAAACCGTATGGACGGGCCGGGTGGCGATTGTCGTGGCCTTCATCATTGCCCTGATTGTGAGCCCGCTGTTGGCTAATTTCGGACAGGCGTTTGAGTACATTCAGGTCTACACAGGCTACATTTCGCCGGGCATTCTGAGTATCTTTCTCTTAGGGTTCTTCTGGAAAAAAGCCACGGCCAACGGCGCTTTGGCTGCAGCGGTATTGAGTATTGCCCTGTCGGCCATGATTGAGAACCTGTATCCCGAATTTCCGTTCCTCAACCGCATGGGCGTGGTATTCTGGATCTGTTCGGCCGTACACGTAGCCATCAGCTTATCGCAATCGAAAGGCAAAAACCAACCCAATGCCTTTGAAGTACGCCCCGAATGGTTTAAGGTTACGCCCGAATTTCGCTACGGTGCCATCGCCGTTGTGGTGACGTTCAGCTTGATTTATTGGATTTTTTGGTAG
- a CDS encoding NADP-dependent isocitrate dehydrogenase, which translates to MTKTKITVANGDGIGPEIMEATLDILFAAGANIEVEHIEVGEKVYLSGNTSGIAASSWDSIRQNKVFLKAPITTPQGGGYKSLNVTTRKMLGLYANVRPCHSYFPFVSSKHPKMDLVIIRENEEDLYAGIEHQQTDEVIQCLKLVSRPGCEKIIRYAFEYARQYNRKKITCFTKDNIMKQTDGLFHSVFDEIGAEYPEIEKEHWIIDIGSAKMADTPEVFDVIVTLNLYGDVISDIAAQIAGSVGLAGSANIGEHAAMFEAIHGSAPRRAGQNMANPSGLLQGAILMLNHIGQPEVAEKIQNAWLKTLEDGIHTYDIYKEGHSQQKVGTKEFAQAVIERLGQLPQQLAPVSYATGAAIQLKPYVRKPARTKELVGTDVFLHWPGLNPDELGQIVSQFSTESLALSMISNRGIKVWPAGFAETFCTDHWRCRFTATNQQKVSSKDIIAILEKAVEHQLDVIKTENLYTFDGKAAYSLGQGQ; encoded by the coding sequence ATGACCAAGACAAAAATTACCGTTGCCAACGGCGACGGCATCGGCCCGGAAATCATGGAGGCCACCCTCGATATCCTGTTTGCCGCCGGCGCAAACATAGAAGTTGAACACATTGAAGTAGGCGAAAAGGTGTATCTGTCGGGCAATACCTCCGGCATAGCAGCTTCGTCCTGGGACTCGATCCGACAAAATAAAGTATTCTTAAAAGCTCCCATTACCACCCCGCAGGGAGGCGGATATAAAAGCCTCAATGTGACCACCCGCAAAATGCTTGGCCTATACGCCAACGTTCGCCCCTGCCACAGTTATTTTCCGTTTGTTTCTTCAAAGCATCCCAAAATGGATCTGGTCATCATCCGTGAAAATGAGGAAGACCTCTACGCGGGTATTGAGCACCAACAAACCGACGAAGTCATTCAATGCCTGAAGTTGGTCAGCCGCCCGGGTTGTGAGAAGATCATTCGCTATGCCTTTGAGTACGCCCGTCAATATAACCGTAAAAAGATAACCTGTTTCACTAAAGATAACATTATGAAGCAAACCGACGGGTTGTTTCACAGTGTCTTTGATGAAATCGGTGCCGAGTATCCTGAGATCGAAAAAGAGCACTGGATCATCGACATCGGCTCGGCCAAAATGGCCGATACACCCGAAGTGTTCGACGTGATCGTCACGCTCAACCTTTACGGAGATGTGATCTCCGACATTGCCGCTCAAATTGCGGGTTCGGTAGGATTGGCCGGCTCGGCCAACATTGGTGAGCACGCCGCCATGTTTGAAGCCATTCACGGCTCGGCCCCGCGCCGGGCGGGTCAAAATATGGCCAATCCTTCGGGCTTATTGCAGGGTGCGATTTTGATGCTTAACCACATCGGACAGCCGGAAGTAGCTGAAAAAATACAGAATGCATGGCTGAAAACACTGGAAGACGGCATTCATACCTATGATATCTACAAAGAAGGTCACAGTCAACAAAAAGTAGGTACCAAAGAATTTGCCCAGGCCGTTATAGAACGGTTGGGACAACTCCCGCAGCAACTGGCCCCGGTCAGCTACGCCACCGGAGCGGCAATTCAACTCAAACCTTACGTACGCAAACCTGCCCGCACCAAAGAACTCGTGGGCACAGATGTATTTTTGCACTGGCCCGGCCTGAATCCCGACGAATTGGGGCAGATCGTATCTCAATTTTCGACCGAATCGCTGGCCCTGTCAATGATTTCCAACCGAGGTATCAAAGTATGGCCGGCAGGCTTCGCCGAAACCTTCTGCACCGATCATTGGCGCTGTCGGTTTACGGCCACGAATCAGCAAAAAGTTTCTTCAAAAGACATTATTGCAATTTTGGAAAAAGCCGTTGAACACCAATTGGACGTAATTAAAACGGAAAACCTGTACACATTTGACGGTAAAGCTGCTTACTCATTAGGACAAGGACAATAA
- a CDS encoding LysR family transcriptional regulator — translation MNFTLHQLNIFQTVVRLKSITKAAEVLHMTQPAVSIQLKNLQDQFDIPLTEVIGRQLYITDFGLELATITEKILVDVDTIQHKMRAYKGILSGTLRMAGVSTGKYIMPYFLSDFMEEYQAIDLILDVTNRGKVIESLAKNEIDFAVVSVLPAQLEVEEEKLMPNKLLFIGLPGRPWQPENDEGFASIPLIHREEGSGTRMIIDAYFQELKVAPKVRLTLTSSETVKQAVIAGLGVAALSVFSLKNELERGEVEILPLKGFPLMSEWRLIWLKNKRLSPVCKAYLDFIRTRKKIIFDRHFSWANQY, via the coding sequence ATGAATTTTACGCTTCATCAACTCAATATTTTCCAAACAGTAGTGCGGCTGAAAAGCATTACGAAGGCTGCTGAAGTACTTCACATGACCCAGCCGGCGGTATCCATTCAATTGAAGAATTTACAGGATCAATTTGATATTCCGTTGACAGAAGTGATTGGACGTCAGTTATATATCACCGATTTTGGCCTCGAGTTGGCTACCATTACCGAAAAAATATTGGTGGATGTAGATACCATTCAGCATAAAATGCGGGCGTATAAAGGCATTCTTTCGGGTACACTGCGCATGGCGGGAGTATCAACCGGAAAATACATTATGCCTTATTTTCTGAGTGATTTTATGGAGGAATACCAAGCCATTGATTTGATTTTGGACGTCACCAACCGGGGAAAAGTCATTGAGAGCCTGGCTAAAAACGAAATAGATTTTGCGGTAGTTTCGGTGTTGCCCGCTCAGCTGGAAGTGGAAGAAGAAAAACTGATGCCCAACAAACTTTTATTTATCGGGTTGCCCGGCCGGCCGTGGCAACCCGAAAACGACGAGGGATTTGCTTCGATTCCGTTGATTCATCGTGAAGAAGGTTCCGGAACCCGGATGATCATTGACGCCTATTTTCAGGAACTGAAGGTAGCGCCCAAAGTACGCTTAACGCTTACCTCCTCCGAAACCGTCAAGCAGGCGGTTATTGCGGGATTGGGCGTGGCGGCTTTGTCAGTGTTTAGTTTAAAAAATGAATTAGAAAGAGGAGAAGTAGAGATACTTCCCCTGAAAGGCTTCCCGCTGATGTCAGAATGGCGGCTTATTTGGTTGAAAAATAAACGGCTGTCACCTGTTTGTAAAGCCTATTTAGATTTTATCCGAACCCGTAAAAAAATCATTTTTGACCGTCATTTTTCATGGGCTAATCAGTATTGA
- a CDS encoding L-ribulose-5-phosphate 4-epimerase, which translates to MYTSLQQECYEANMQLPKLGLVLFTFGNVSAVDRDKAVFAIKPSGVPYELLKPEDIVIMDYDAKVVAGRMRPSSDTKTHALLYKTWDDIGGITHTHSTYAVAWAQAGMDIPIFGTTHADHTHQDIPCAPVLSDEMIQGDYEYETGNQIFGVFDARKLSHKEMEMVLLQNHGPFTWGKTAEKSVYNAAVLEEVARMAYLTLQINPQTPRIKDTLRMKHFERKHGKNAYYGQGC; encoded by the coding sequence ATGTATACATCATTACAACAGGAATGTTACGAAGCCAATATGCAGCTGCCCAAATTGGGATTGGTGCTGTTTACGTTTGGCAATGTCAGTGCGGTAGATAGAGATAAGGCGGTCTTTGCCATTAAGCCCAGCGGCGTACCCTATGAATTGTTGAAACCCGAAGATATCGTCATCATGGACTACGATGCCAAGGTAGTAGCAGGTAGGATGCGCCCGTCGTCGGATACGAAAACGCACGCCCTGCTTTACAAAACCTGGGACGATATCGGCGGTATCACGCATACCCACAGCACGTATGCCGTGGCCTGGGCGCAGGCGGGAATGGATATTCCGATCTTCGGCACCACCCACGCCGACCATACGCATCAGGACATTCCGTGCGCACCGGTACTGTCGGATGAAATGATTCAGGGCGATTATGAGTACGAAACGGGTAATCAAATCTTTGGAGTGTTTGACGCCCGTAAACTGTCGCACAAAGAAATGGAAATGGTACTCCTGCAAAATCACGGGCCGTTTACGTGGGGAAAAACCGCCGAGAAGTCGGTGTACAACGCGGCGGTGTTGGAAGAGGTAGCCCGTATGGCGTACCTGACCTTACAGATCAATCCCCAAACTCCCCGTATCAAAGATACCTTACGCATGAAACATTTTGAACGCAAACACGGTAAAAATGCCTATTACGGACAAGGATGTTAA
- a CDS encoding polyphosphate kinase 2 family protein: MSQSFKSDKYRYDGTAEFHLKKAATKIEDIYKDKADYTTQLADFRTAIDELQSLMYAHNRYGLLVIFQAMDAAGKDSTIKHVLSGVNPVGVKIQSFKRPSDNELDHDFLWRHLLHLPERGNITIFNRSYYEEVLVVKVHPEILTKSQRLPKEVTKDLNKVWKQRYNDIVNFEKYLYHNGIRVVKFFLNISQQEQGRQLIERIEDPTKNWKFEEDDIKERAYWKEYMNAYEEAINATATEKAPWYVVPADNKKNMRLLVGQILIEELKNMKMSFPETTPERHTALQNLIQTIHEQDGRTEE; encoded by the coding sequence ATGTCTCAATCCTTCAAATCCGACAAGTACCGCTATGATGGTACCGCTGAATTTCATCTAAAAAAAGCCGCCACGAAAATAGAAGACATCTACAAAGACAAGGCGGATTATACTACCCAACTGGCCGACTTCCGCACCGCGATTGATGAACTTCAAAGCCTAATGTATGCGCACAACCGCTACGGACTTTTGGTCATTTTTCAGGCAATGGATGCCGCCGGCAAAGACAGTACCATCAAACACGTGCTCTCCGGGGTCAATCCCGTAGGGGTGAAAATTCAGTCGTTCAAACGGCCTTCCGACAACGAATTAGACCACGATTTTTTGTGGCGGCACCTGCTTCATTTACCGGAGCGCGGCAACATCACCATATTTAACCGCAGCTATTATGAAGAGGTACTGGTCGTGAAAGTTCATCCTGAGATTTTGACCAAATCTCAGCGCCTTCCCAAAGAGGTAACCAAAGATTTGAACAAAGTGTGGAAACAGCGTTACAATGACATTGTCAATTTTGAAAAATACCTGTATCACAACGGGATTAGGGTCGTAAAATTTTTCCTGAATATTTCGCAGCAGGAACAAGGCCGGCAGCTCATCGAACGCATTGAAGACCCCACCAAAAATTGGAAATTTGAAGAAGATGACATCAAAGAACGGGCCTATTGGAAAGAATACATGAATGCTTACGAGGAAGCCATCAACGCCACCGCCACCGAAAAAGCCCCCTGGTACGTAGTGCCCGCCGACAACAAAAAAAACATGCGGCTGCTGGTGGGACAGATATTAATCGAAGAACTCAAAAACATGAAGATGTCGTTTCCGGAAACAACCCCCGAACGACACACCGCCCTGCAAAACCTAATCCAAACGATCCATGAACAGGATGGACGAACAGAGGAGTGA
- a CDS encoding alpha-N-arabinofuranosidase — MKHFLKSTGIIVLLASNALFAQNQVTLSADLGKHTINRHIYGHFAEHLGKCIYGGFYVGENNTKIPNKDGVRMDVVNALKKMKIPNLRWPGGCFADTYQWKDGIGPKANRPKIVNVWWGNVTEDNSFGTHDFLNMCELIGTEPYLAGNVGSGTVKDLSDWVQYVNFKGVSPMSDLRAKNGRPEPWKVRYWGVGNEAWGCGGNMKPDYYANIYRQYATFMNASWENNESLFRIASGASDNDYQWTETLMREIPHKMLEGIAVHHYSVIDWKQKGPSTTFTEELYFKTMKEALLMDELITRHSTVMDKYDPVKKVALVVDEWGGWYDVEPGTNPGFLFQQNTMRDAVLAGATLNIFHKHCERVRMANLAQVVNVLQSVILTNEEKMILTPTYHVMEMYNVHQDATMLPVAVQSNDYVVGNEKLPAVSVSASRDKNGLTHVSLVNIDPNKPQEITVNLRGMKASGVTGRILTSAKVQDYNSFENPGKVQPASFNGANLNGEVLKVKLPPVSVVVLELK; from the coding sequence ATGAAACATTTTCTAAAAAGTACAGGTATCATTGTCCTTTTGGCGTCAAATGCACTATTTGCCCAAAATCAAGTGACCCTAAGTGCTGATTTGGGGAAACATACCATCAATCGGCATATCTACGGGCATTTTGCCGAGCACCTCGGTAAGTGCATTTACGGCGGGTTTTATGTAGGAGAAAACAACACCAAAATTCCGAATAAAGACGGAGTGCGTATGGACGTGGTCAATGCGTTGAAAAAGATGAAAATCCCCAACCTGCGCTGGCCGGGAGGGTGTTTTGCCGATACGTACCAATGGAAAGACGGCATCGGTCCCAAAGCCAACCGTCCCAAAATCGTCAATGTGTGGTGGGGCAACGTAACGGAAGATAACAGCTTCGGTACGCACGACTTCCTGAATATGTGTGAATTGATCGGTACAGAGCCGTATTTGGCAGGAAACGTGGGTAGCGGTACGGTGAAGGATTTGTCGGATTGGGTACAATACGTCAATTTCAAAGGCGTGAGTCCGATGTCGGACCTCCGGGCTAAAAACGGTCGTCCGGAACCTTGGAAAGTACGTTATTGGGGTGTCGGAAACGAGGCATGGGGCTGCGGCGGCAACATGAAACCCGACTATTACGCCAATATTTACCGTCAGTATGCAACCTTCATGAATGCGTCATGGGAAAACAACGAAAGTCTGTTCCGTATTGCTTCGGGCGCCAGTGACAATGATTACCAATGGACAGAAACGCTGATGCGGGAGATTCCGCATAAGATGCTCGAAGGTATTGCGGTGCACCATTATTCGGTGATCGACTGGAAGCAAAAAGGGCCTTCCACCACGTTTACCGAAGAGCTGTATTTCAAAACCATGAAAGAAGCACTGCTGATGGATGAACTTATCACGCGCCACAGCACCGTCATGGATAAATACGACCCTGTTAAAAAAGTGGCGTTGGTGGTGGATGAATGGGGCGGTTGGTATGATGTAGAACCCGGCACCAACCCCGGCTTTTTGTTCCAGCAAAATACCATGCGCGACGCCGTGTTGGCAGGCGCAACGCTCAATATTTTCCATAAGCACTGCGAGCGCGTACGTATGGCCAATCTGGCGCAGGTCGTCAACGTATTGCAATCGGTGATTTTGACCAACGAAGAAAAGATGATCCTGACGCCCACCTACCACGTCATGGAAATGTATAACGTGCACCAGGATGCGACGATGTTGCCCGTGGCGGTTCAATCCAATGATTATGTGGTGGGCAACGAAAAACTGCCGGCGGTATCGGTATCGGCTTCGCGCGATAAAAACGGACTGACGCACGTTTCATTGGTGAATATTGACCCCAACAAACCGCAGGAAATCACCGTCAATTTGCGGGGGATGAAAGCCTCCGGCGTGACGGGCAGGATTCTGACCTCGGCCAAAGTACAGGATTACAATAGCTTTGAAAATCCGGGCAAGGTACAACCTGCGTCATTCAACGGTGCCAATCTGAATGGAGAAGTACTGAAAGTCAAATTGCCGCCCGTATCGGTCGTGGTGTTGGAATTGAAATAG
- a CDS encoding response regulator, with translation MKLSISTWLLIGSGVTILLGAFLGVSFSNTIQRQLDEAHWVKGKHETAAQLLTLEKLLVDMETGQRAFRSTNEKRFLEPYSRARATIGHVEDRLNQLLQSSPSRLATLEQVQQSMQGLLQLWSASIEKTDKLSRGEVIDLTDQERNEMEKVRALVKKIYTAEQYELTQRELAIKTEIEKVTHQTVWGTALLFFVAAVLTYFYFLEFRSRRKIENRLNKNVTELERLNQSVNERNWYLAGLTLINDSLQNTTGLEGMGQSGLKAITDYLELPAGALYTFDNDDRNLALIASVALPSQVSQSYGLGEGLVGQAAMDRQIRITRAIPPDYWTIQSGSGGAAAGQIACIPLWYGNELKGVIELASFTFFTDLQKEFLRRVSNDIAVSINDIQSRIKIDRLLEKLKEQTLILENQQHELRQTNEELSRQAESLLASEEELRVQEEELRYINSELEEKNEAVEVAREALSQKAKELEITSAYKSEFLANMSHELRTPLNSVLILANMLSENASNNLTAKQVEYANVIRKSGTDLLKLINDILDLSKIEAGKIDFLFESTPVNTVVNDISQLFGIVAEEKGINFRTQVDPSVPATLYIDKQRLEQIIQNLLSNAFKFTPQNGNVTLSFAVLEPQQNFASQALRQAEQILFIGVADTGVGIPPEKQQLIFEAFQQADGSTSRRYGGTGLGLSIIKELIKRMEGEIRLLSDVGKGSTFLVFIPLKTKTVEASERQAEPQILMENRALVLNAFHNELATPVSIEDDREVIENNDFVMLIIEDDPLFAGIVRDLAREKNYKTIVAMKGDEGMLFAQKYKPSAIILDVQLPVVDGRSILSWIKNDERLKHIPVHVISGSDASQLSLEGAHAFLQKPVKTQDLEKVFGLLEAQLNVKIKKILILVGEFIQRNSIGQVLGNRYPDLEWEVLTSEEEAADRVSYASYDCLIVDMRRNLTQGMEKLVRIKELYEAKTLPVIVYIDEDLNQTDERRLKKMSSVIIRESTQSMERLMDELELFLFKVHEAETKKLPQPSAAFNNRGLEGKKVLLVDDDMRNVFALSTLLEEQQMNVITADNGKEALELLRRHPDTSIVLMDIMMPEMDGYEATARIRSELRLPKLPIIALTAKAMPEDREKVMAAGASDYITKPVDTGQLFSLMRVWLS, from the coding sequence ATGAAACTCTCTATCTCTACATGGCTGCTGATTGGGTCAGGGGTCACCATTCTGTTAGGGGCGTTTTTGGGCGTGTCGTTTTCGAATACCATTCAACGTCAGTTAGACGAGGCGCATTGGGTAAAAGGAAAACATGAAACGGCTGCCCAACTTCTTACGCTTGAAAAATTGTTGGTCGATATGGAAACGGGGCAACGTGCTTTCCGGAGTACAAATGAAAAAAGATTTCTCGAACCCTACAGCCGAGCCCGGGCCACCATTGGGCACGTGGAAGATAGGCTCAATCAACTTCTGCAAAGCAGTCCTTCAAGATTGGCTACTTTAGAGCAAGTTCAACAGTCGATGCAGGGTTTGCTTCAATTATGGAGTGCTTCTATTGAGAAGACTGATAAATTGAGCCGCGGCGAAGTGATTGATCTTACGGATCAGGAACGAAATGAAATGGAAAAAGTAAGGGCTTTGGTAAAAAAAATATACACTGCCGAACAGTACGAGCTGACTCAGCGGGAGCTTGCCATCAAAACGGAAATTGAGAAAGTAACTCATCAGACAGTTTGGGGTACAGCGCTGCTTTTCTTTGTGGCTGCGGTTCTTACTTACTTCTATTTTCTGGAATTTAGAAGTCGTCGTAAAATTGAGAACCGGCTCAATAAAAATGTCACTGAACTGGAAAGGCTTAATCAATCCGTTAACGAGCGAAATTGGTACCTGGCCGGATTGACCCTCATCAATGACTCACTTCAAAACACCACGGGATTGGAAGGAATGGGCCAATCGGGCCTGAAAGCCATCACCGATTACCTGGAGCTTCCCGCCGGAGCATTATACACTTTTGATAATGATGACCGAAATCTGGCACTGATTGCCTCGGTGGCACTGCCTTCTCAGGTCTCTCAATCGTATGGATTAGGCGAGGGATTGGTGGGGCAGGCAGCAATGGATCGTCAAATACGCATCACAAGAGCAATTCCTCCCGATTACTGGACAATCCAATCAGGCAGCGGAGGTGCTGCTGCGGGTCAAATCGCCTGTATTCCACTTTGGTACGGAAATGAACTGAAAGGGGTGATTGAATTGGCCTCCTTCACTTTTTTTACTGATTTACAAAAGGAGTTTTTGCGAAGAGTGTCCAATGATATTGCGGTATCAATCAATGATATACAGTCAAGAATAAAAATTGATCGCCTGTTGGAAAAATTAAAAGAACAAACTTTAATTTTGGAAAATCAGCAGCACGAGCTGCGTCAAACCAACGAAGAACTGTCGCGGCAGGCAGAAAGTTTATTGGCCTCAGAAGAAGAGTTGCGGGTACAGGAAGAAGAGTTGAGATACATTAACTCAGAGTTGGAAGAGAAAAATGAAGCGGTAGAAGTGGCAAGGGAGGCACTTTCACAAAAAGCAAAAGAGCTGGAAATAACAAGCGCGTATAAATCTGAGTTTTTAGCCAATATGTCGCACGAATTGCGTACACCGCTGAACAGTGTGTTGATCTTAGCTAATATGTTGTCAGAGAATGCCTCCAATAATCTGACAGCCAAGCAGGTAGAGTACGCCAATGTGATTCGTAAGTCAGGCACAGACCTGTTAAAATTGATCAATGATATTTTGGACTTATCAAAAATTGAGGCCGGTAAAATTGATTTTCTGTTTGAAAGCACCCCCGTTAATACTGTCGTAAATGATATTTCTCAATTGTTTGGTATTGTAGCCGAAGAAAAGGGAATAAATTTCCGGACACAGGTAGACCCGTCTGTTCCGGCGACACTCTACATTGACAAACAGCGTTTGGAACAGATTATTCAAAATCTATTGTCGAATGCCTTTAAGTTTACCCCCCAAAACGGAAATGTAACGCTTTCCTTTGCAGTGCTGGAACCACAGCAGAATTTTGCCAGTCAGGCCTTGAGACAAGCGGAACAGATACTGTTTATCGGAGTAGCGGATACAGGAGTAGGCATCCCGCCCGAAAAGCAGCAGTTGATCTTTGAGGCGTTTCAACAGGCAGACGGCTCTACAAGCCGCCGATACGGTGGAACCGGCTTGGGACTGTCGATCATCAAAGAATTGATAAAACGAATGGAAGGCGAAATTCGGCTGCTGAGTGATGTCGGCAAAGGAAGTACTTTTCTGGTGTTTATTCCTCTCAAAACAAAAACTGTTGAAGCTTCGGAGAGGCAGGCTGAGCCGCAGATTTTAATGGAAAATCGTGCCTTGGTGCTAAACGCATTTCATAATGAGTTGGCCACTCCGGTCAGTATTGAAGATGATCGGGAGGTTATTGAAAACAATGATTTTGTTATGCTGATCATTGAAGATGATCCACTGTTTGCCGGAATTGTAAGAGATCTGGCCCGCGAGAAAAATTACAAAACAATTGTGGCAATGAAAGGCGATGAAGGAATGTTGTTTGCCCAAAAATACAAACCGTCGGCCATTATTCTGGATGTACAGCTGCCTGTCGTTGATGGCCGAAGTATACTTTCCTGGATAAAAAATGACGAACGGTTAAAGCATATCCCTGTGCATGTTATTTCAGGCTCTGATGCCTCCCAACTCTCGTTGGAAGGAGCACATGCATTTCTCCAAAAACCCGTCAAAACGCAGGATTTGGAGAAAGTATTTGGTCTGCTGGAAGCACAGTTGAACGTTAAGATTAAAAAAATATTGATATTAGTCGGAGAATTTATCCAACGAAACTCGATCGGACAGGTGCTCGGAAATCGGTATCCGGACTTGGAATGGGAAGTGTTGACATCAGAAGAAGAAGCCGCTGACAGGGTTTCGTACGCAAGCTATGACTGCCTGATCGTAGACATGCGCAGGAATTTAACGCAGGGTATGGAAAAATTGGTGCGTATCAAAGAACTTTATGAGGCAAAAACCCTTCCCGTTATAGTCTACATTGATGAAGACCTCAATCAGACAGATGAGCGCCGGCTGAAAAAAATGTCCAGTGTCATCATCCGGGAATCTACGCAGTCAATGGAACGACTGATGGATGAACTCGAATTGTTTCTCTTTAAAGTGCATGAGGCAGAAACCAAAAAGCTGCCTCAACCCTCCGCAGCATTCAATAACCGAGGGTTGGAAGGAAAAAAGGTATTACTTGTAGACGACGACATGCGGAACGTTTTTGCGCTGAGTACTTTACTGGAGGAGCAGCAGATGAACGTTATTACGGCCGATAACGGCAAAGAAGCCCTGGAGTTGTTGCGCCGGCATCCCGATACCTCCATAGTACTGATGGATATCATGATGCCGGAAATGGATGGCTATGAAGCAACTGCCCGGATACGCAGCGAATTGCGTCTGCCCAAATTGCCCATCATTGCCCTGACGGCCAAAGCTATGCCCGAAGACCGTGAGAAAGTGATGGCGGCCGGTGCATCTGACTATATTACTAAACCCGTAGATACAGGACAGCTCTTCTCGCTGATGCGGGTGTGGTTGTCATAA